One Equus asinus isolate D_3611 breed Donkey chromosome 26, EquAss-T2T_v2, whole genome shotgun sequence genomic window carries:
- the ZNF529 gene encoding zinc finger protein 529 isoform X3, with product MRDLESKYDTKNLSIEKDITENNSSQWKVTEGSKFLGFESSFFRNDWQSKSKTEVQRPEVGSFSQMTIISEKFPNYKNHESLTLHQRIHESKKPYEYKEYGKVFSCDLNFDEYDRIHTGEKTYECNRYWKTFGVDDPCTLPLNIHTGIKPCKYMEYEDAFSFYEDLSVHQKIHDDQKCYKCKEYGRTFRRVEAITPLQRMHDGEKPYECTFCGKSFRVHAQLTRHQKIHTDEKPYRCMECGKDFRFHSQLTEHQRIHTGEKPYKCIQCEKVFRISSQLIEHQRIHTGEKPYACKECGKTFGVCRELARHQRIHTGKKPYECKACGKVFRNSSSLTRHQRIHTGEKPYKCKECGKAFGVSSELTRHQRIHSGQKPYECKECGKFFRLTSALIQHQRIHSGEKPYECKVCGKAFRHSSALTEHQRIHTGEKPYECKACGKAFRHSSSFTKHQRIHTGKKPYECKECGNAFSMGRHLT from the coding sequence TCTCAGTGGAAAGTAACAGAAGGTAGTAAATTCCTTGGTTTTGAGAGCTCCTTTTTTAGAAATGACTGGCAAAGCAAAAGCAAGACTGAAGTACAAAGACCTGAAGTGGGATCCTTCAGTCAAATGACAATCATCTCTGAAAAATTTCCCAATTACAAAAATCATGAATCTCTTACATtacatcagagaattcatgaAAGCAAGAAGCCCTATGAATATAAAGAATATGGGAAGGTCTTCAGTTGTGACttaaactttgatgaatatgacAGAATACATACTGGTGAGAAAACCTATGAATGTAATAGATATTGGAAAACCTTTGGAGTAGATGACCCATGTACCCTACCACTGAATATTCATACTGGTATAAAACCTTGTAAATATATGGAATATGAGGATGCATTTAGTTTTTATGAAGACCTTAGTGTACATCAGAAAATTCATGATGATCAGAAGTGCTATAAATGTAAGGAATACGGAAGAACCTTCAGAAGAGTTGAAGCAATTACTCCACTTCAAAGAATGCATGatggtgagaaaccctatgaatgcacTTTCTGTGGGAAATCCTTTAGAGTGCATGCACAACTTACTCGACATCAGAAAATCCATACAGATGAGAAACCTTATAGATGTATGGAATGTGGCAAGGACTTTAGATTTCATTCACAGTTAACTGAAcaccagagaattcacactggtgAAAAACCGTACAAATGTATACAATGTGAGAAGGTCTTTAGAATTAGTTCACAGCtcattgaacatcagagaattcatactggtgagaaaccttatgcatgtaaagaatgtgggaagaCTTTTGGAGTCTGTAGAGAACTTGCTcgacatcagagaattcatactggtaagaaaccctatgaatgcaaGGCATGTGGAAAGGTCTTTAGAAATAGTTCATCTCTGACTAGAcaccagagaattcatactggtgagaaaccctataaatgtaaggaatgtgggaaagcttttggAGTAAGTAGTGAACTTACTcgacatcagagaattcacagtggtcagaaaccttatgaatgtaaagAGTGTGGAAAGTTCTTTAGACTTACTTCAGCCCTTATtcaacatcagagaattcatagtGGTGAGAAGCCTTATGAATGTAAGgtatgtgggaaggcctttagacACAGTTCAGCCCTTACtgaacatcagagaattcatactggagagaaaccttatgaatgcaAGGCATGTGGAAAGGCTTTTAGACATAGTTCATCCTTTACaaaacatcagagaattcatactggtaagaaaccctatgaatgtaaggaatgtgggaatgCCTTTAGTATGGGCAGGCACCTTACTTGA
- the ZNF529 gene encoding zinc finger protein 529 isoform X4, whose amino-acid sequence MTIISEKFPNYKNHESLTLHQRIHESKKPYEYKEYGKVFSCDLNFDEYDRIHTGEKTYECNRYWKTFGVDDPCTLPLNIHTGIKPCKYMEYEDAFSFYEDLSVHQKIHDDQKCYKCKEYGRTFRRVEAITPLQRMHDGEKPYECTFCGKSFRVHAQLTRHQKIHTDEKPYRCMECGKDFRFHSQLTEHQRIHTGEKPYKCIQCEKVFRISSQLIEHQRIHTGEKPYACKECGKTFGVCRELARHQRIHTGKKPYECKACGKVFRNSSSLTRHQRIHTGEKPYKCKECGKAFGVSSELTRHQRIHSGQKPYECKECGKFFRLTSALIQHQRIHSGEKPYECKVCGKAFRHSSALTEHQRIHTGEKPYECKACGKAFRHSSSFTKHQRIHTGKKPYECKECGNAFSMGRHLT is encoded by the coding sequence ATGACAATCATCTCTGAAAAATTTCCCAATTACAAAAATCATGAATCTCTTACATtacatcagagaattcatgaAAGCAAGAAGCCCTATGAATATAAAGAATATGGGAAGGTCTTCAGTTGTGACttaaactttgatgaatatgacAGAATACATACTGGTGAGAAAACCTATGAATGTAATAGATATTGGAAAACCTTTGGAGTAGATGACCCATGTACCCTACCACTGAATATTCATACTGGTATAAAACCTTGTAAATATATGGAATATGAGGATGCATTTAGTTTTTATGAAGACCTTAGTGTACATCAGAAAATTCATGATGATCAGAAGTGCTATAAATGTAAGGAATACGGAAGAACCTTCAGAAGAGTTGAAGCAATTACTCCACTTCAAAGAATGCATGatggtgagaaaccctatgaatgcacTTTCTGTGGGAAATCCTTTAGAGTGCATGCACAACTTACTCGACATCAGAAAATCCATACAGATGAGAAACCTTATAGATGTATGGAATGTGGCAAGGACTTTAGATTTCATTCACAGTTAACTGAAcaccagagaattcacactggtgAAAAACCGTACAAATGTATACAATGTGAGAAGGTCTTTAGAATTAGTTCACAGCtcattgaacatcagagaattcatactggtgagaaaccttatgcatgtaaagaatgtgggaagaCTTTTGGAGTCTGTAGAGAACTTGCTcgacatcagagaattcatactggtaagaaaccctatgaatgcaaGGCATGTGGAAAGGTCTTTAGAAATAGTTCATCTCTGACTAGAcaccagagaattcatactggtgagaaaccctataaatgtaaggaatgtgggaaagcttttggAGTAAGTAGTGAACTTACTcgacatcagagaattcacagtggtcagaaaccttatgaatgtaaagAGTGTGGAAAGTTCTTTAGACTTACTTCAGCCCTTATtcaacatcagagaattcatagtGGTGAGAAGCCTTATGAATGTAAGgtatgtgggaaggcctttagacACAGTTCAGCCCTTACtgaacatcagagaattcatactggagagaaaccttatgaatgcaAGGCATGTGGAAAGGCTTTTAGACATAGTTCATCCTTTACaaaacatcagagaattcatactggtaagaaaccctatgaatgtaaggaatgtgggaatgCCTTTAGTATGGGCAGGCACCTTACTTGA